A region from the Achromobacter seleniivolatilans genome encodes:
- a CDS encoding CHASE2 domain-containing protein — MADTADPLDRTSHSGLWLTVVLAVLAAVLGSLNGLGRVDQILYDRAAMMSGREADPDILIVAIDDASIDTLGRWPWRRAVHAALLDRLQGARAVGLDLIFAENDTVNPNDDLILANSIRRNGHTVLPVVLDRLHRPTAIEVPIPALAQAAASEGFINARIDSDGVVREAVLSTQFRGDRWNHMAISMLEVGGQAEQAQRLLQRAGPDATILIPYAGRTAHMRTVSYLSVLRGDLPAEELRGKYVLVGAWATGLGDAYPTPVSHDISGMSGVEIIANLLQAARDNRSFLRPPPAWNALFSALPVLLACLALWRLSPKRALLVSIALFGCILLASWLLLVNAQLWFAPTAALAGVALCYPLWSWRSQEAALRYMDNELRRLQREYPPILNEARAQVTSTSASLESRVGELQRALARVRNLRRFLADGLDGMPDATLVFDQEGRMQFRNQAAVMYFQRLGMRPPRVGHPATHLLEKTISDDATRQRVADALSGQQPADTTSPWSADLEVRDYAGRDLILKCAPIHTAEGHFAGTVATLTDISRIRQAERQREETLRFISHDMRAPQSSILALVEMKQESGAETDQGDTLARIAMLANRTLHLVDDFVHLTRAESMTISAVELDLGSLLQDGVDEFWASAHKRNITLALQMPLPAAYVRGDQTLLMRALCNLIDNAIKYSPAHTRIECGINEEPGFWRVSIRDQGQGIAPEDLTRLFEPFSRVGVETRGDVGGAGLGLAFVRTVAERHGGSVEVSSEPGAGSVFSLRLPAAPEDAAAA, encoded by the coding sequence ATTCTGATCGTCGCGATCGACGACGCCAGTATCGATACGCTGGGCCGCTGGCCTTGGCGCCGAGCCGTCCATGCAGCATTGCTGGACCGTTTGCAAGGCGCCCGCGCGGTGGGATTGGATCTGATATTCGCGGAAAACGACACGGTCAATCCCAATGACGACCTGATATTGGCCAACAGCATCCGTCGCAATGGACATACCGTCCTGCCGGTTGTGCTGGACCGGCTACACCGCCCTACCGCTATCGAGGTGCCTATCCCCGCGCTGGCGCAAGCCGCTGCATCGGAAGGCTTCATCAACGCACGCATCGACTCGGATGGCGTCGTGCGCGAGGCCGTGCTGTCTACGCAATTCCGGGGAGATCGCTGGAACCATATGGCGATTTCCATGCTGGAGGTCGGCGGACAGGCGGAACAGGCACAACGGCTGCTGCAGCGCGCAGGCCCTGACGCCACCATACTCATCCCTTACGCCGGGCGAACGGCGCATATGCGGACAGTCTCGTACCTGTCGGTGCTGCGCGGTGATCTGCCGGCTGAGGAGCTGCGCGGCAAGTATGTGCTGGTCGGCGCCTGGGCCACGGGTCTTGGCGACGCCTACCCCACGCCCGTCTCGCACGACATCAGCGGTATGTCGGGCGTGGAGATCATCGCCAACCTGCTGCAAGCCGCACGCGACAACAGATCGTTCCTGCGCCCGCCCCCCGCATGGAACGCGCTATTTTCGGCCCTTCCAGTGCTCTTGGCCTGCCTGGCTTTGTGGCGCTTGTCGCCCAAACGCGCCTTGCTGGTCAGCATTGCATTGTTTGGGTGCATTCTGTTGGCGTCTTGGCTACTGCTGGTCAATGCGCAGCTGTGGTTTGCTCCGACCGCAGCCTTGGCGGGCGTGGCGCTTTGCTACCCCTTATGGAGCTGGCGCAGCCAGGAAGCCGCGCTGCGCTATATGGACAACGAACTGCGCCGCCTGCAACGCGAGTACCCGCCTATCCTGAATGAAGCCCGGGCGCAGGTGACCAGCACCAGCGCATCGCTGGAAAGCCGGGTTGGCGAGTTGCAACGCGCGCTGGCGCGGGTTCGCAACTTGCGGCGCTTCCTGGCCGATGGCTTGGACGGCATGCCGGACGCTACGCTCGTTTTTGATCAGGAAGGCCGCATGCAATTCCGGAATCAAGCGGCGGTCATGTACTTCCAGCGCCTGGGCATGCGCCCCCCGCGAGTGGGCCATCCCGCAACGCATTTGCTTGAGAAAACGATATCAGACGATGCCACGCGCCAACGCGTAGCCGACGCGCTTAGTGGCCAGCAACCGGCCGACACGACGTCGCCTTGGAGCGCCGACCTTGAAGTGCGTGATTACGCTGGCCGCGACCTGATTCTGAAATGCGCGCCGATTCACACCGCTGAAGGCCACTTCGCCGGCACCGTCGCCACATTGACCGACATATCACGCATCCGTCAGGCAGAACGCCAGCGGGAAGAGACCCTGCGCTTCATCTCGCACGACATGCGGGCTCCGCAGAGTTCCATCCTGGCGCTAGTCGAAATGAAGCAGGAAAGCGGCGCGGAGACAGATCAAGGCGACACCCTTGCGCGCATCGCCATGCTGGCCAACCGAACCTTGCATCTCGTCGACGACTTTGTGCATCTGACTCGGGCGGAGTCTATGACGATCAGCGCAGTCGAGTTGGATTTAGGAAGCCTGCTGCAAGACGGTGTAGATGAATTCTGGGCATCGGCGCACAAGCGGAACATCACACTGGCGCTGCAAATGCCCTTGCCTGCCGCCTATGTGCGCGGCGACCAGACTCTGCTGATGCGTGCGCTGTGCAATCTGATCGACAACGCTATTAAATACAGCCCGGCGCACACCCGCATCGAATGCGGCATCAACGAAGAGCCGGGCTTTTGGCGAGTGAGTATCCGCGACCAGGGGCAAGGTATTGCCCCCGAGGATCTGACGCGGCTGTTCGAGCCATTCTCACGCGTAGGCGTGGAAACCCGTGGCGACGTGGGCGGTGCGGGATTGGGATTGGCGTTCGTGCGCACGGTGGCCGAACGCCATGGCGGATCAGTGGAAGTCAGCAGCGAACCCGGCGCCGGGTCGGTATTTTCCCTGCGTCTGCCTGCCGCGCCGGAAGACGCAGCGGCAGCCTGA